CATCTCAACTGTGTCTGAACTCTTTATTTACTAATTCCTGCTGTTTGGCCTGCTggtctgtttttcttttaaaactctgctcGGCAGTAGAGATTTGAGATTTCGTTTCCTTGTCCCCTTCACAAGTTGTTTCTCATCCTAACTTCTGAAGATAGTGATCACAAATTAATCCAAAAAGGATTACCGCTTcacatgattgattttttttttttacttatatatatatttcactcTGAGAGAATGGTTTCAGGCcactgagaaaaaaaatgtggTACAGGTAGTTTTTTGATCCCTTCTTCCTTTCAGAGCTTCTCTTTCTAATATATCTTGTTTATATCTAGTAAGGAGATGTCTAGATTGGGTAGGGAAAGAGAGATTGTACTAAAATAATGAGAATTCTACTGGAGCTTTCATGATCTAACAGCCTTCCCCCACATCCTTTGGCACCCCAGTTTGTGTAACATACTGATTTAGGAATATATCAGGGAGTTTAGCTGGAGCTGTGATTATAGCATCAAGCTGAATTGTATGGTAATAGGTCAGGTGTGACTGACTGACATGGCTTTTTGAGGCAGGATATGTGGGAGTGGCTGTAATGTAAGATTTGGAGTGAATACCAGAATTGCTTTAAGCCTGTCAAAAAGAACAAGTGCTCTTTCCATCATGGTCAGTTAGGCTTATAGTTGCCGTCAGATGGGCCCACCAGGACCACTATATAGACTTCCAAAAAGGAACTGGAGAAGTAATAATCAGTGGAGTAGATCTACTTGGATACATTAATAGGTGCAGTGGAGTAGGATGCAATAATAGCTTTACTCCTTCTGTACTGAACCTCATTTGTGATCTCTATtgactttttccctttctttggtCTCTTCATTTTCAGGCACTGGGGAAAGTGGGAAGAGCACATTTATCAAACAGATGAGGATAATTCATGGCTCAGGCTACTCTGAAGAGGACAAAAGGGGCTTCACAAAGCTGGTGTACCAAAACATCTTCACTGCCATGCAGTCCATGATCAGGGCCATGGAGACCCTGAAGATCCTATATAAGTATGAACAGAATAAGGTGAGCCAAATTGCAGAGTTCCAGCGAGCCATCGCTTCGTTGCTTGGTGGATTTGCTTCACCAGTTCATATTtgtctgagggttttttttttagggcACAGCTGTAGGCTCTTGCCCTGTATTTGTGCTGCCTTTGTACTATATCCACTACCTGTTCAAACTTCCTGGTAATTGGCCCCATATGGCAGTTGTATCCTCCACTGCTTCTGTGGTACTATGCCGCTCTGTGGCTTTATTAATAGGGATGTCAGTAGGGAGTGTAACAGTTTTCATTTGGCTAGACGTGTGTTCTACTTCTGTGAATTGTCCCACCTaaaaatttctaggggcaggaaCTGATCTGCACCCACCTCACAAAGACCAAAGCATTTTGAAGGTGCTGGGCCCTTCTCTGTATGACAGGTGTCATTACCGAATGCCAGAGAGTGCATAAGGGAGCTGTTGTAGATCCCAGAAGATTATGCTATTAGAGTGACACCTACTAACAGCTGCAGATGGAGATCTGTCAAATTTTCCTTTATTAACCTTTTTTTAAGGATTTGTAACTCAACACAAACATTTATTCTGGGATGAAGCTTGATTTACATGATTTTGGAAACTTTTGGGCTGGCTTTAAGGTGTATGAGTGCAGATGATTTTTAAGTGTGTAAGTGTCAAGAACTTAGATGTTAGTATGCTCTGCTGTCTCAACACTTAGtggatttatttttcaaaatgaaattgtgaATAAGTTATACCAGGTGTATTGTAGTTGCtgtattttaactttttaaatagccACGTAGGAACTGGGAGGCTTTAGGGGATTAGTAGTAGGGTGTGGCACCTTTCTTCTCTAGATCATTGGTCCAAATTGAGGCCTAGGTCAGTATAGACCTGAAGATATCACTGTTAAGTTAGGGGAGAGGgctagcccagtggtttgagtattggcctgctaaacccagggttgtgagttcaatccttgagggggctacttagggatctggagcaaaatcagtactttgtgCTGCTAgcgaaagcagggggctggactcaatgaccttttgggctcccttccagctctgagatatggagatatacttatatTATTAAATGGAAAAAGAGTTGAAGGGCTCAGATGAGTTCTTAATGACCAGGTATCACATCTGCCTCTGCCTCTAACTGGCTGTCTTGTTTGCATTCTCAACAGAGGGGCCAAGGATTGAATGGTTCTTGAAGGCAGAACTCCCCTTTGGCCTTTAGAAAGAATCTGTCTGGGCCAATGCTGAGGCATGGGTGTGGTATGAGGGTGCTTGCATTACCCATGTTTTCTCTAGGGTGTGGTTAAAGGACTCTAGGGGCTATAATCTGTCACCTTCCACGAAGGCTTAATGTACATAGGAAAGCAAACTAGATTAAATTCTCTCTTTGAAGATAAGTATAGTGTGGGTGAACAGAAATTGCTTCTCATTGCATCCAGAAAACCCTTAGGAATTGCAGTGTTGGGGTGTGTGTAGTAGCTGTATTAATACAACAGGCTGCAGTGATGACTTCAGTCCAGCTGCACTTTGTGGTGTCAGTTTTGTTCAGATTATCTTTTTCCTCCTCCATAAAAAAGAAGCCTGGATTATAGCAGACTGCAGTAAGGTCTCCCACACTCTTAAAAATGTAGGCTAAAAGCAATTAAAGCCTTACAATGAAACACTAGGCAGCTACATTCTGGTAATAAAATTGACTGCACTCCCCAATCAGGCAGTTTGGGACTCCATGCTCTCAGATATGTGCTTCGATTTTGGTGTTTCTGAACAGTGGGTGACTTTTATGCTCTAGCACAACTTGGTAAGTTAAATTCAGAGAGTCTGACGTTTCTGTTAAGGATCATGTGATGCTTCCAGGAGCTTTTACAGATGTGGCCGATTCTGAGAATATACAATTTTCCTTTTAACCTGTTGGAGATCTAAGTACAAATTGAATGGATAATTTGTAGATGTCTAGTCTGCCCACTCCTGTCCTGTTGCAGGTGATGTAAGCAGCTTGACCAGCATCCACGATGTAGCATTCCTGGAGCCCTTGCAGGAGGATCTAGGTTTAATGTATGCTTACTTGTCTTTCACACTTCTATCCTCAGACCAATGCACTGCTGATTCGGGAAGTGGACGTAGAAAAAGTCTCAACCTTTGAGCAGCCATATGTAAGTGCAATAAAGACATTGTGGACTGACCCTGGAATCCAAGAGTGTTATGACAGGAGGCGAGAATATCAGCTCTCCGACTCAGCTAAGTAGTAAGTACATAAGCACTCTGATGCGCTGCTGGATATCATGGCCATGTTGGCTAAACAAAAGCTTCCAAAAACTTAGGTGGTGTCTACAGATGCCTGAATATGGTTATCACACCGCAAACTGGTGCTGCTGTCTTTCTTTTAGTTTTTGTAGACTATCCTCTTTCCTCCTATTACTTCACCCTATGATATAGGTGTACCTATCTGCTAATGATTTAGTCTGGTGGGGTAGTCTAGGCAATGTGGGTGTATGTTCTGGGTTTGAACTGTAAGCATATACCTCCCTGCCTCTtcagtaactctagttccaaACAACTGTTATCACCGTGCTTTTTTGATTCTGGTTTTGTGGCTTCATTtgttacacacacagagctctggtgggagcaggggatgggataCGGTTTTAGTACTGGAATGTCTGGAAAATCCATACACTCTTGTAGCACCACCAGCTGCTTTCCACGAGTTCTGTTGGGTGATAAATGGAGCTGTTCACACCTCTGTCCCAGGATGCACAGGTGGCTATGCAGTGCCCACCCAGACCATCTCTGTACCCTGTTCCTGGTTCCTACACAGCAGAAATGCCACTTTCCCCTGTTGACTTAGTCTTATGGAGCCATGGGTTGGGAgtaggggggcgggggaggatcAGGATTTGACATTTGGAGCTGTTGCAGAATGTCTGAGCACATAGAGACTCTGGAAGATGGCAGTGCGTTGGGTCAGGTACAGATTTTTTTATAACCAGAAGGGCTAGGtagttcattttaaattaaactaaattCCGCAGTAAACATTGGAAATGCCAAGAGCCATCCTATAACAAGGACTTTTTATGGCACTGATTTCCAGAGACCTAGGAGATGGTAACGGTTTCCTGATTCTGTTGCCTTCATGCGTTTCATTTGAAGCAACAGGTATGAGAAGAGCTGCTTATATCTGCTGCTTTGCACATGGCCTCCTCTCTTCCCTTGACTGAGATAGAAATTGAATGTTTGGCTGTAACTTTGTGAGATGTAACACGTGGCAGTTACTACGTCAGAAGAGATTCTAGGGACTTGCTGTCAATTGATAGGAGACAGTCATCGAAATGTACATGTGGAGAAACCTATTAAGCCTCCTTGGGATTCAGTGAAAGGTTGTTCCCTGAAGTATGACttccagtacttggtcctgtccCATTTTAAATGATCCTAGTGATGCTGCTAGcagtcagatttcttttggtgtCCTTAACttgtgtgtggagggagagaggaactAATGGCTATAATATGTTGAAACCCCCATGAGTGTGAGCTACAGTctaaggtgttttttgtttgtttgtttgtttccttcatATGCCCCTCACAGCTACCTTAGTGACGTGGATCGAATCGCAACCCCAGGATATCTACCAACCCAGCAAGATGTGCTACGGGTTAGAGTTCCTACAACCGGAATAATAGAATACCCCTTCGACCTAGAGAATATTATTTTCAGGTACTGGAGTGGTAGCACATGCTATACCTGCTCTCTCAAGTGGGACTGAACTGGGGGAGCACTACTCTTGGATCTTTAAACTACTGATCAGGAGTATCCATGTTCTTAGCTAGGGAGGATTTAAGTGTATGTTTGGGAAGGGGGGGATATTCTGTATGGTCTCTAAACATGGTATGATTAAGTTGATTAAGGGCATCTGAGTGAGAGGAGTTGAAATCAATGGCTTCTGGGAATTGAGGAGGGTGTTGGTTAAATGGAATAGTTTTGGTATAGACTTGCTGATTCTATCCAGAGAACCTGAAGTGAGTATACAGCTGGAATTGTGGCTCCTCCTGTGATGTGTTAACATGCTGGCATCTGATGAGTACATAACAGCTCACCAGCCCATTGGACAAACTGTTGGTAGCTTAATCCACCAAAGGAAAAACTAAGCCTTCTTCTGGCAACACTGGTTTGAAACATAACCCTTTGCAAGAAGTTCTTCTGTCTTCATGCATTGTTGAGGTTCTTTGATCCATATGTTTTTAACTCTGATGAGAGATCCTGCTTTGTCTGTACtgattcttttgtgtgtgttctccaGTGTGTCTTCCGAAGGCGCTCTCCTATGAATAGCGTGTGCCATCAGGATTTGACTGACTTCTGCATCATATGTTTATCTGTAGGTTTATCTGTGCCTTTATACAATCTCCAAATAGACAGTACATGCAGAGGCATGATAACATGTTTGCTACTTTGCAACAGGCATTCTCCTTTATTCTATCCAGATACTTATCTGATCCATGCTGTTATAGCTTCTAATGTAGATGGGGGAAGAGTGAAAAGTGGTAGAAAAAAAGACTAGAAACCTGGACTTGGGGTTCAGTTCTTAGCTTTGCCAtaccctgagcaagtcactgtCTCTGATTTGtattcctcatctgtgaaatgggaataacgCTCCATTGAGATATAGGGACTGGACTTGTTTGGCTTTgtgttataattttttttttttttttttggagatcCATTTATAAAAGGTGCAATAGAAGTGAGATGCAGGTGTAATATAGTGATTCAAATACAGACCCAGTATCCTGATGGTTTTTCTTAGGCATATGGTGTGAATGTGTGGTTGACTGGGTTTTATGCTTTGCCTATGGATTAGCATAATTCCATTCAGCATGATGTCCTGGGGAAAGCCAAATAGTCAAAGGAAATCCTTAACCTCAAACTTTCTCTCACAATCAGAAGTTTTAATATGAAGCCTTAATATCAAAATGTAAATAGCTTTGGCTTTTGGTAGAACAGGATTTGAATGGATTTGCCATAGTTTCTTTTCAGTCTCCATAGTTCAGGGTGATGGATGAGCCTGGTTCCAGAAGCTCTGCTCAGTAAGTGAGGCCAGGAtgcaaacaggaatgaggatgcTTATATTTACTGTCAAACGTGGAGGTGGCCATGGAATTAGCATTCAGAGAACTTCCTGTTACGCTGTGTGAGCACAACTGCTCATAGAGGACACATGTTACTGTATCCTGATGCCTGCTTCGCTTGGGGGGAGAAAGTTGTTTCTCTCGTTCATATCCTAGTGCTTTGGGTGCAGGGAGAGAAGCTCTTATTGATCTTTGACAGGCTATTGCTTTGATAGATTGTATGTCTTTCTCTTCCTTAGAATGGTGGATGTTGGGGGTCAGAGGTCAGAACGAAGGAAGTGGATCcattgctttgaaaatgtgacctccaTCATGTTTTTAGTAGCCCTTAGTGAATATGACCAAGTTCTAGTGGAGTCTGATAATGAGGTAAGCCTGAACAGGAGTAGGCCCTAATGATGAGAGGAAAGTGGGGAGGGTCTTTCTGATTTTCTTGGAGGTTGGTACTAAACTGCTTGGTGCCAAGAGAACTGGAACTTGAATTAGTAGTAACTGTTGTTTTTGGCCTTCAGCTTTTTCCACTACAAAGAGAGAACCTGGGGCTAAATGGGTCATGGCTCTTCTGGAAACAGGGTACAAGATTGTTTCTGCATTGTGCATTTCAAACtttctgatgtcagtgggagtcccACATCTTAGATTCTCTGCATCCCTGATGAAAAGCCCTCAAGATCTTGTACAcgttccttttttcccttccgtGTTAAATTTCCCACCCTAGATACCTTGTATCATGGCAACCATCTTGCCAAATAATGGCTAGTCTCTTTGAGAACATCATTATAGTGCCTTGACCAGCTAGAAGAGCGGCTGTTAAGCAGCAGCAAGCACTCGATCTTGTGAGCCAACACATACCTTTGCTGGGAACAAATCTTCATGACCAGAAGTTGATCCCAGATCTACCACATGATAATGAAAGGCATTAAAATGACTTGGGCCAATAAGAGGGCACGTTGACTGGCAAGTAATTAAAACCAGCCAAATTAAATTCAAGTCAGTCACAGATGTTGCACTGGTTTCCTACGTACGCGCTCCACTGGACCAAAAGTGAAATGGGACAAAGGTTTCCACACAGGACATCTGCGATATCTGGGGTGATATGGATGGGTTCATGTTTCTAGGATCAGAGATGGCCAAGTTTTCACAAATGAAGGTTTTCGGTGTGTTGATGTAATTTATTTCTTGCATCAGAACCGGATGGAAGAGAGTAAAGCCCTTTTTCGGACCATTATCACCTACCCATGGTTCCAGAATTCTTCAGTCATCCTCTTCCTCAACAAGAAAGATTTGTTGGAAGACAAGATCCTGTACTCCCACCTTGTTGACTATTTCCCAGAGTTTGATGGTAAGTGATTTTTAAAGAGGATCTTTCAAACTAGAATGAACCTTCTAAAtaaggggagggagaaaacaacaacaaaatacttCACCTGTGAGATTTTTAATTAGGTATTAATTCATATGTGAATGGGCTTCTGTTTGCTGCTTTCTTCTGTCTGATTTACAGTGAAATCATGCTATAAAAATGAATGTTACAGATTCAGGGCTGAATTTGTTGTAGAAATACTACATTGTGTAGAAATACTTTTTTAATAAAGAGCAAAAGTGGCAAGTAAATTTGAATATCTTGATCTGCGTGTAACTTGTCAATTCAGACAGAAAAAACAGCTGCAAGCTTTTCATAGATTAACAATTAAAGAAGCTGCCAAATGTCACTAGAAACATTGCTTTCCGTAGGTCTGTGCATGGATCTGAGTTGAGCTGCGATTATTTTGATTTCAGGGTATTAATTTCCGTACTTGAAATATACATACTGGTGTAGAACTTCTAGACCTGCAAGAATTTAGTGGTAGGAGAGATGGAAAACACCAGTTAGACCATCAAACCCCTGCTTCTGTCAGAGCAGGGTGCAGTCCCTTCACATAGGCTAATTTGTGGACTGGTCAGATCATCCAAGTCTTTTTGATGTTGGTGTTGAAAAGCGTCAGGCAGGGTAAAATCCCTGTCCATCTGCTATTCCCAACTTTGGGCGGATAATATCTTCATGATGCAGGGAAGCTCCCATTTGGGGTTAAGCTCTTCAGCATAAACAGTGTTTTCTGTAACCTCTGATCTGCATCCACTAAATTGGATGATGCCAACTCTATATGAGATTGAAGGTATATGGGGGACAGGAGAATAAAGTCagacaagtttttgttttttttgtgttttttttcctaagaCGTCTCCTACCAACTCTTAGCCCTTTGAGACAGCTGAAAACTGCTGTCTGGGTAAAGGGagagccatctttttttttttttggtttgggccACAGCTCACTGGCGCAGTTGGAGAATCTTCTTTCCCCCTGAAGAAATTTCTTATCTGTTCAGTCTTCTAGGCAAGCTGCTTGCCTCATTATGGGCTTGTAACAAAACAGGTCCTAATTAGTCTTCTTTCCAGCCCTGGAGTCTTCTGCCCCCTGGTGTCAGGAAGTACTGACATCTCTGAAGTCTTTATTTGTGGTAAATATTAAGAGGTTCTCACACTATTCTGAAGATCATTGGTGGTCCATGGTGAATTTATGTCTTCAGCTGCTAAATCACAGTAGAAGGTAGCAGAAAAATATGTGAAATgctttcctaatattacttttccatatAACCAATTGCTGTAGCTGCCAAAGGATGCTGTGTGATTTTTGAATGTGAGGTGGTCGATGATGCTCTCAAGGTGTGGGGCTATGCTATGGAAGCAATGTGAGAACACCAAGCACTTCAGATAGACACCTGGTGATGCTCTGTAGTCTAAGGAGCTACtagtgacataaaatgaacaCTGACTGCAGCTGCAGTTCATAGCTCTATAAACTGGCTCGTCAAAGAGTAAATGCTACAGGTGGTGGTCTGAGGTTTGTTTCTTGATTGGAATCTGATTTTGTTAGGCATGCAGAAATAATGGGAACTAgatcttgtgcttcagggcatgagATGATTACTGCAGAGGTCAGGAAGAAATCTACAATCCTCAAGATCTGCATTATTGTACAATTGACTAGGTATGTTACAGGAGAAATTCATTTACATCTACTATTTGCCATTTTAGTATAGTGGTCCAGGTGGACTGTTCTTCTGGCAGTCTATGTCATATTCTGTGTTTCACAGATCAGAGTCTAAAGCAGCCTCTCAAAGCTTGTCATAGCTTGATATTCTGAAGCTTAAAACGCACTTACTAGGATTTG
The sequence above is a segment of the Gopherus evgoodei ecotype Sinaloan lineage chromosome 22, rGopEvg1_v1.p, whole genome shotgun sequence genome. Coding sequences within it:
- the GNA11 gene encoding guanine nucleotide-binding protein subunit alpha-11, with product MTLESMMACCLSDEVKESKRINAEIEKQLRRDKRDARRELKLLLLGTGESGKSTFIKQMRIIHGSGYSEEDKRGFTKLVYQNIFTAMQSMIRAMETLKILYKYEQNKTNALLIREVDVEKVSTFEQPYVSAIKTLWTDPGIQECYDRRREYQLSDSAKYYLSDVDRIATPGYLPTQQDVLRVRVPTTGIIEYPFDLENIIFRMVDVGGQRSERRKWIHCFENVTSIMFLVALSEYDQVLVESDNENRMEESKALFRTIITYPWFQNSSVILFLNKKDLLEDKILYSHLVDYFPEFDGPQRDAQAAREFILKMFVDLNPDSDKIIYSHFTCATDTENIRFVFAAVKDTILQLNLKEYNLV